One Streptomyces sp. SAI-135 DNA segment encodes these proteins:
- a CDS encoding Na+/H+ antiporter, whose product MDQLALLFVLLLGALVSVPVGDRFGLPAPVLMTLLGIVLAVLDFVPNVDIPPDLILPILLPPLLYAAVRRTSWRQFAANKRPIFLLAVALVFVTTLCVAVVAHAIVPGLPIAAAVALGALVAPPDPVAATAVAGQLGLPRRLVSILEGEGLFNDVTAIVLYHVAVAAAVSGSFTAGEAGLELVLSAVVAVAVGLALGWGANKLMDLLGDATLQIGLTVLVPYASYVLAEELHGSGVLAVLTTALFLAEYGTDADDVMTRLAGHTFWDIVDTLVTGVAFGLIGLELHNAIRTASGRWGEMLGWAAAIVAVVVLVRLAWLMPATWLTKRMHAKRDYDEEIPTSWRETVIMWWSGMRGVASVALALAIPLETESGAGFPDRDEIIFIAFGVIMATLVLQGLTLPWLVKRLGVRADTEREKEFEKVLAVRAAKAAKRRLREIEAVEELPEELSEQMLRRAFEIGVRIHPEMGDEERREARRRLKRVRRIQGELLSAARHEVLAARSEPGADPEVVDRVLRHLDVRSLR is encoded by the coding sequence GTGGATCAGCTGGCCCTGTTGTTCGTGTTGTTGCTGGGGGCTCTGGTCAGCGTCCCGGTGGGGGACCGGTTCGGGCTGCCGGCGCCGGTGCTGATGACGCTGCTGGGCATAGTGCTCGCGGTGCTGGACTTCGTACCGAATGTCGACATCCCGCCGGACCTGATCCTGCCCATCCTGCTGCCGCCCCTTCTCTACGCGGCGGTGCGGCGCACTTCCTGGCGGCAGTTCGCGGCCAACAAACGGCCCATCTTCCTGCTCGCCGTCGCGCTCGTGTTCGTGACGACGCTGTGCGTGGCCGTGGTCGCCCACGCGATCGTGCCGGGTCTGCCGATCGCGGCCGCCGTCGCGCTCGGCGCGCTGGTCGCGCCGCCCGACCCGGTCGCCGCGACGGCCGTCGCGGGCCAGCTGGGACTGCCCCGCAGGCTGGTGTCCATCCTGGAGGGCGAGGGGCTCTTCAACGACGTCACGGCGATCGTCCTGTACCACGTGGCCGTCGCCGCGGCCGTCAGCGGTTCGTTCACGGCCGGGGAGGCCGGCCTGGAGCTCGTGCTCTCCGCGGTGGTCGCCGTCGCCGTGGGGCTCGCGCTGGGCTGGGGCGCCAACAAGCTGATGGACCTGCTGGGCGACGCCACCCTCCAGATCGGTCTGACGGTCCTCGTGCCGTACGCCTCCTACGTGCTCGCCGAGGAGCTGCACGGCTCCGGTGTGCTCGCCGTGCTGACCACCGCCCTGTTCCTCGCCGAGTACGGCACCGACGCCGACGACGTGATGACCCGGCTGGCCGGGCACACCTTCTGGGACATCGTCGACACGCTCGTCACCGGTGTGGCCTTCGGGCTCATCGGCCTCGAACTGCACAACGCGATCCGGACCGCGTCCGGACGCTGGGGCGAGATGCTCGGCTGGGCCGCGGCGATCGTCGCCGTGGTCGTCCTCGTACGGCTGGCGTGGCTGATGCCGGCCACCTGGCTCACCAAGCGGATGCACGCGAAACGGGACTACGACGAGGAGATCCCGACCAGTTGGCGGGAGACCGTCATCATGTGGTGGTCCGGGATGCGGGGCGTGGCGTCGGTGGCACTGGCGCTGGCCATTCCTCTGGAGACCGAATCCGGGGCGGGCTTCCCGGACCGGGACGAGATCATCTTCATCGCGTTCGGAGTGATCATGGCCACGCTGGTGCTCCAGGGACTGACCCTGCCGTGGCTGGTGAAGCGGCTGGGGGTGCGGGCCGACACCGAGCGGGAGAAGGAGTTCGAGAAGGTCCTCGCCGTCCGGGCGGCGAAGGCGGCCAAGCGGCGGCTGCGGGAGATCGAGGCCGTCGAGGAACTGCCGGAGGAGCTGTCCGAGCAGATGCTGCGGCGGGCGTTCGAGATCGGCGTGCGGATCCATCCCGAGATGGGGGACGAGGAGCGGCGCGAGGCCAGGCGGCGGCTCAAGCGGGTGCGGCGGATCCAGGGCGAGCTGCTGAGTGCGGCGCGCCACGAGGTGCTGGCGGCGCGGAGTGAGCCGGGGGCCGATCCCGAGGTCGTGGACCGGGTGCTGCGGCACCTGGACGTCCGTAGTCTGCGCTGA
- a CDS encoding GNAT family N-acetyltransferase yields MSTPAYEVRVAEDPGDREACFTVRKEVFVGEQGVPEDIEYDAYDAVAVHVLAVREDGVPLGTGRLLTGDAAAGKTGGDASVGSLGRLAVTQAARGLGVGAALVRAIEDAARARGLAAVDLHAQTHALGFYERLGYVAYGPEFPDAGIPHRAMRRVL; encoded by the coding sequence GTGAGCACGCCCGCGTACGAGGTGCGGGTCGCCGAGGACCCCGGCGACCGTGAGGCCTGCTTCACGGTGCGCAAGGAGGTCTTCGTCGGCGAACAGGGCGTGCCCGAGGACATCGAGTACGACGCCTACGACGCCGTGGCCGTGCATGTGCTGGCCGTGCGGGAGGACGGGGTACCGCTCGGGACCGGGCGGCTGCTGACCGGTGACGCGGCCGCCGGCAAGACCGGCGGTGACGCGTCGGTGGGCTCGCTGGGGCGGCTCGCGGTGACGCAGGCGGCGCGAGGGCTCGGGGTGGGGGCGGCGCTGGTACGGGCCATCGAGGACGCGGCACGCGCGCGCGGGCTGGCCGCGGTGGACCTGCACGCCCAGACGCACGCGCTGGGGTTCTACGAGCGGCTCGGGTACGTGGCGTACGGGCCGGAGTTCCCGGACGCGGGGATACCGCACCGGGCCATGCGGCGCGTTCTCTGA
- a CDS encoding RluA family pseudouridine synthase translates to MSTIPEIRTLPVPDGLEGERVDAAISRMFGFSRTKAAELAASGKVTVDGSVVGKSERVHGGAWLEVEMPQAPAPVQIVAEPVEGMEIVHDDDDVVVIVKPVGVAAHPSPGWTGTTVIGGLAAAGYRISTSGAAERQGIVHRLDVGTSGLMVVAKSERAYTSLKRQFKERTVDKRYHTLVQGHPDPTSGTIDAPIGRHPNHDYKWAVTAEGKPSVTHYDLIEAFRAASLLDVKLETGRTHQIRVHMAAHRHPCVGDLTYGADPTLAKRLRLTRQWLHAVRLGFEHPGDGEWVEFASDYPADLQQALDLVREETYG, encoded by the coding sequence GTGAGCACCATTCCCGAGATCCGTACCCTGCCCGTGCCCGACGGTCTGGAGGGCGAGCGCGTCGACGCCGCCATCTCCCGCATGTTCGGCTTCTCCCGCACCAAGGCGGCCGAGCTCGCCGCCTCGGGGAAGGTCACGGTCGACGGGTCGGTGGTCGGGAAGTCCGAGCGGGTGCACGGCGGGGCCTGGCTCGAGGTCGAGATGCCGCAGGCGCCCGCCCCGGTGCAGATCGTCGCCGAGCCCGTCGAGGGCATGGAGATCGTCCACGACGACGACGACGTGGTCGTGATCGTCAAGCCGGTCGGGGTCGCCGCGCACCCCTCGCCGGGCTGGACCGGGACGACCGTGATCGGTGGTCTCGCCGCCGCCGGGTACCGCATCTCCACCTCCGGGGCCGCCGAGCGCCAGGGCATCGTGCACCGGCTCGACGTGGGCACCTCGGGGCTGATGGTCGTGGCCAAGTCGGAGCGGGCGTACACCTCGCTCAAGCGCCAGTTCAAGGAGCGCACGGTCGACAAGCGGTACCACACGCTCGTCCAGGGCCACCCGGACCCGACCAGCGGCACCATCGACGCCCCCATCGGCCGGCACCCGAACCACGACTACAAGTGGGCGGTCACCGCCGAGGGCAAGCCCTCCGTCACGCACTACGACCTCATCGAGGCGTTCCGCGCGGCCTCCCTGCTCGACGTGAAGCTGGAGACCGGGCGCACCCACCAGATCCGCGTCCACATGGCGGCCCACCGCCACCCCTGTGTCGGCGACCTGACGTACGGCGCCGATCCGACGCTCGCCAAGCGGCTGCGGCTGACCCGGCAGTGGCTGCACGCGGTGCGGCTCGGCTTCGAGCACCCCGGGGACGGCGAGTGGGTGGAGTTCGCCAGCGACTACCCGGCGGACCTCCAGCAGGCCCTGGACCTGGTGCGTGAGGAGACCTACGGGTGA
- the lspA gene encoding signal peptidase II gives MAEAERIIGTPDTPEAAGAEPEQDQARPRGRRRVVVLFTVAAFAYALDLVSKMIVVARLEHHEPIEIIGDWLKFEAIRNAGAAFGFGEAFTVIFTVIAAAVIVVIARLARKLYSLPWAIALGLLLGGALGNLTDRLFRSPGVFEGAVVDFIAPKHFAVFNLADSAIVCGGILIVLLSFKGLDPDGTVHKD, from the coding sequence GTGGCAGAGGCGGAGCGCATCATCGGTACGCCGGATACTCCAGAGGCGGCGGGGGCCGAGCCGGAGCAGGACCAGGCGCGGCCCCGGGGCAGGCGCCGTGTCGTCGTGCTGTTCACGGTGGCCGCGTTCGCGTACGCCCTCGACCTGGTCAGCAAGATGATCGTGGTCGCCAGGCTGGAGCATCACGAACCGATCGAGATCATCGGGGACTGGCTGAAGTTCGAGGCGATCCGCAACGCGGGCGCGGCCTTCGGCTTCGGTGAAGCCTTCACCGTGATCTTCACGGTGATCGCGGCGGCCGTGATCGTGGTCATCGCCCGGCTCGCCCGCAAGCTCTACAGCCTGCCCTGGGCGATCGCGCTCGGACTGCTGCTCGGCGGCGCGCTCGGCAATCTCACCGACCGGCTCTTCCGCTCGCCCGGTGTCTTCGAGGGCGCGGTCGTCGACTTCATCGCGCCCAAGCACTTCGCCGTGTTCAACCTCGCGGACTCGGCGATCGTGTGCGGCGGCATCCTGATCGTGCTGCTGTCCTTCAAGGGCCTCGACCCGGACGGGACCGTCCACAAGGACTGA